The sequence GCTGCCAAGGTCTTCCTGCACATGACCTTTCTGCTCAGCACCACACAGACTTTTTGGGGACTCCTTTCCTGCACTGTTTGCAGAGTCCAGGGTGGGGATGATGGGGAAGTGGAGACTGGGGAAGGTGCAGTGGGGCATCTTCTGACAATGTGGGCAGAGAACAAATGAGCAACTGGGATGAACGGGGATTCCTGAAGCTCAGCTGGGGGGTAGGGTCAAGCAGGcagcctgcccagccctgcctgccctggcccTGGCTCCTGGTGGGCAGCTCTTCCCCAGGACATCAGGCTCAGCCCCTGCCTCAGCCAGCCTTGGGCCCATCTGGCTGGGGCTGAACAGACCCAGGTGTGAGTGCTGCTGTACTGTGGCTGCCCAGGAAAAGTACACAGAGGGAGTGGGACCCCCATGCCTTCCTCCTGCCCCTTTGGCACCCCCATCTACCTGCTGACCAAGGTAGGGCCATGCTGCAATGAGCCCCAAGGGTGCCCAGGGCCTTTCCTCCATCCCCCTCTGTTCCCCTGCTGGGAGATGTCAGTCACCTACCACCCATGCAGAGGGGAGGCAATCCCCTGGGTGTCCTGCTATCCTCACCCCCCCAGCAACGGTGGCCAAGGAGTGGATATCCCTTGGTGCCTGTCCAGGAGCTGCAAGGAAGCAGCATGGACCCTTTCAGGGCAATGACCCCAGGAGTCCATCTGAGCCAGGTCCTGGGAGCACAGGAGGCAACACACCCTGAGATGAAGGTGACACACTCCCACAGTGACACAAAGCActtcctctgcctgtgctgctcagGGTCTGTCCCCCTTTGAAGAGCCTGAATGCCCCTGAGCTGATAGGTGTGCCTACATGGGCACAGCGAGGTCAGGTCATACCACCAAAGTGCTGGCACCAGGATTTGGGTGCAGAGGTACCCCTGAGGGAGATGCCAGCCCAGCCAGAGGAATGTCACCCTGTGCTCCTTGGTGCTAAGTGCCCTGAAGTGCCATGGCTCCTATGTGTGCCCAGTCTGAGGAGGACCTCCTGGTTCCACCCAGCAATTCTCCAGCAGCCAGCAGGAGGAACAAAAGGTCCCTTTGTCCTTTCACGAGGgatttaaaaagatgaaaaacttCCTTTTAGCTCTGGTGCAACAGAGATTCTCTAAACCTCTTGCTCAGACCCCCTCCTTGGGGCTTGGAGACAATTTCCTTCTTCCAAGAGATGACACACTGTTTACCCAGGGTAAACAGGGATGACTTCAGCCCTTCAAAACCACCACCTCACCCAAGCCAACAATAACATCATTGAAGCAGTTTCACACTCAGCAGTGATGAGGTgggtgggaggggaaaacacaGCTCTATAAAGCCAGCAGCCCTGGAACCACTGGGTGAAGCTGGAGGAGGCTGTGGCGAGATGAGGACCATTGTActgagcctggggctggcccaGCTCTGCTTGCTGCACGTGGAGGCTGAGGACCCGGGGGCTGCAGAGATAGACAAGAGCAAGGTGACTCACACTGTCCTGGGGAAGGAAAGGTGGGAGTGTGACCTCCAGTCACCAGGGTGGGAAATGAAGAGGTGTTTTGTTGCTGGGGACAACTGGGGACACTGCAGCCACCTCAGGAGATCTTGTCTgcttctgctgtcccagagcgACTAGATGCCCAGGTAAGTGCAGTTGCCCAATTCCAACACAGGTGCCCCAGCAGGGTATTTAGGTGCCTAGACAAGACATAGATGTCCCACAGCCTGAGAGCTGTGGAAGCCTGTGGGTCTTTGCAGAGAGGTGTCCCAACCGCTGAGCCCCTCCAGAGAGGCAAGCCCTGCCTTGTCCTCCGCACTCACAGTCTGCCTTTGCCACCAGATTGCAGGGAAATGGCACATCGTTGCTCTGGCTTCAGACTCTGAAAGCTACCTCCATAAGAAGGATGAGCTGAAGATGGCAATGGCCAACATCTCAATTCTGGAGAATGGCACCCTGAAGGTCTCCTTGGCCATTCCCACGTAAGTGCCAAGCACTTTCTCCATGGGCTTCACtgaacaaccccctccccagacTTTCACCAGTGAGACTCCACCCAAGTCCCTCCACCCAGGATCCACCAGAGCTGGGTGGGGAGTGAGGCAGAGCCCAAATGTGTAGCAGCCATGGGTTTGAAGCTGGGGGCTTGGGAGAGCAGTGTCATGGAGACCCACCTTCCCAAGCCCTGCTCACAGTCTGTCCAGGAGCAGAGGGGCTCCTGCTATCAGAACCCACCAGAGCCCATGGCGGGACACAGAAGGGCAGGCAGGTTCATGCCAGCACCCACGCAGAAACAGTTCCATCATGGAGGCTGAGACAGCTTGCTGCTCCCTATGCCTCCCCAGGATGGATGCAGCACACTGATAAGTAAACATCAGAGCTTTCCAGGCAGGACTGGCCCCATTTTGTCAGATCAGTATGAACAAGGAAACATCCATGTGACCCTGCAGGATGATCCTTGCATGCTAGTGCTCTGTTCTGGCAACCAAACCACCCATTACTCCAAATATGGCATCTGTCCTCCTACCCACCCACACCATCTCATCCCCTAGCAATGAATCCCATGTTCGGGGTGGAAACCTCAGATCCAGCATCCTTATGGGAGTGGGAGGTGGACGGCTTCACCTCAGCTGGTGCATGGTGATGCTCCACCATTGCCTGCACTTGTCCTTGTCAAGATAAACTTGCTCCAAGCATACCCTTGGGGCTGAATGACAAGAGCATCCTTCCTTGTTTTGCAGCTCAGAGGGATGTAAGAAATCAGAGTTGATCTTTAAGAAAACAGGTGTCCTGGGTGAATTCTACCACTCTGGTGAGTGTGGGGGAACACAGCCACTTAGGCATGGGCAGAGGCACCTACCATTGCCCTTTCTGAAGCAGCTGGTTCTTCCTTGGGACCTGACCCTCAGGAATGCCTGTCTGCCTCTCCTGAGGTCCTGAGATGGGGAAATCCCTCTGTGGCTGGTTGCTGGCTGCACTGTCAGGGTGGGAATCCCTCCAGTGCGGCTGCCCTGCACTAGCTCC comes from Apteryx mantelli isolate bAptMan1 chromosome 21, bAptMan1.hap1, whole genome shotgun sequence and encodes:
- the LCNL1 gene encoding lipocalin-like 1 protein is translated as MRTIVLSLGLAQLCLLHVEAEDPGAAEIDKSKIAGKWHIVALASDSESYLHKKDELKMAMANISILENGTLKVSLAIPTSEGCKKSELIFKKTGVLGEFYHSERGNKTLQVMKTDYQSYAMIFASRVKDGKTLHMLRLYNRTPEVSQKITELFRKLAKELGFTDEMIKMLPSQEECGTEEP